Proteins encoded within one genomic window of Polynucleobacter duraquae:
- a CDS encoding VOC family protein yields the protein MFSHIMLGANDLEVSRDFYDAALGALGVKPGSFGNDRYYYRGPGGVFAITKPIDGKEATHANGGTIGFAAKSIADVDAFHAIGIAHGGTLCEGDPGYRDGVAGTIYIAWLRDPAGNKICAMHRPPKEV from the coding sequence ATGTTCAGTCACATTATGTTAGGTGCAAACGATTTAGAAGTCTCTAGAGATTTTTATGATGCTGCTTTAGGGGCATTGGGAGTTAAGCCTGGCAGCTTCGGTAATGATAGATATTATTATCGTGGCCCTGGTGGCGTTTTTGCCATCACTAAGCCTATTGATGGCAAGGAAGCTACTCATGCCAATGGCGGAACGATTGGCTTTGCTGCTAAATCCATAGCAGATGTAGATGCCTTTCATGCAATTGGTATTGCGCATGGTGGGACATTGTGTGAGGGCGATCCTGGCTACCGCGATGGTGTCGCTGGAACTATTTATATAGCGTGGTTAAGAGATCCCGCTGGCAATAAGATTTGTGCAATGCATAGACCTCCGAAAGAAGTCTGA
- a CDS encoding glycine betaine ABC transporter substrate-binding protein, producing the protein MEKNTVVGSKRFTESYVLGELVNQTLRDAGVQSIHRQGLGNTAIVIQALTTGQIDVYPEYTGTILREILKRSETQSSLSELNLWLKPKGLKVAIPLGFNNTYALAMRAEQAKALGVKRISDVANLSTEQQATLRIALSPEFKTRADGWSALVKNYRLTMKLGKVLEHGLAYDALARGDVDIVDAYSTDAAIAQKNLVLLEDDRKSFPRYDAILLMRSDFDEKSLQSLEGKLDEFTMAKLNGLAESGLSFEKVANVFLNTSANDQQSPTQLSRFFKLLFGPDFFTALRDHVLLVLISSTMALLVGIPLGILAYRRPRYAAWILGATGILQTIPSLALLTILIALLDQIGAVPAVLALFLYGLLPIVNATHISLVEVPSNLKEAALALGCNEWQLLLSIELPFARPVIMTGLASATVIGVGTCTLAALVGAGGFGDRIVAGLAVNDHALMLAGAIPAAMLALLAQIILTPKHKSKNI; encoded by the coding sequence ATGGAAAAAAATACTGTAGTTGGCTCAAAGCGTTTTACAGAAAGCTACGTACTCGGGGAACTGGTCAATCAAACATTACGTGATGCTGGCGTTCAATCCATCCATCGGCAAGGCCTAGGCAATACTGCGATTGTCATTCAAGCACTGACAACGGGTCAGATTGATGTTTACCCAGAGTACACCGGCACCATTCTGCGAGAAATTCTAAAGCGCTCAGAAACCCAGTCATCACTGAGTGAGCTCAATCTTTGGCTTAAACCTAAAGGTTTAAAAGTAGCGATACCACTTGGGTTCAATAACACCTATGCACTTGCCATGAGGGCAGAGCAAGCGAAAGCCTTGGGTGTGAAGCGTATTAGTGATGTTGCAAACCTCAGCACTGAGCAGCAAGCCACTTTGCGAATTGCCCTATCTCCAGAATTTAAGACTCGGGCGGATGGTTGGTCTGCGCTGGTTAAAAATTACCGCTTAACAATGAAGCTAGGGAAAGTGCTAGAACATGGCTTAGCCTATGATGCTCTGGCGCGTGGCGATGTGGATATTGTGGATGCCTACTCTACCGATGCTGCAATTGCGCAAAAGAATCTGGTTCTATTAGAAGACGATAGGAAGTCTTTTCCACGCTACGATGCCATCCTGTTGATGCGTTCTGATTTTGATGAAAAGTCTTTACAAAGCTTAGAGGGAAAATTAGACGAATTTACCATGGCCAAGCTCAATGGACTAGCTGAGTCAGGCCTTAGCTTTGAAAAAGTGGCGAATGTATTTTTAAACACTAGCGCCAATGATCAACAGAGTCCTACCCAGCTCTCCCGGTTTTTTAAGCTACTGTTTGGTCCAGATTTTTTTACTGCTCTGCGTGATCATGTTCTGCTGGTACTGATCTCCTCAACGATGGCCCTTCTCGTCGGAATTCCTCTGGGCATTCTGGCATATCGACGACCCCGATATGCAGCTTGGATTTTAGGGGCTACTGGTATTTTGCAAACCATACCTTCACTTGCACTCCTTACGATATTGATTGCCCTACTAGATCAAATAGGTGCTGTACCGGCAGTGTTAGCTTTATTTCTCTATGGTCTACTACCCATTGTGAATGCAACCCATATTAGCTTGGTGGAGGTTCCATCTAATCTAAAAGAAGCGGCGCTGGCTCTTGGATGCAATGAATGGCAATTACTATTGTCTATCGAGCTTCCGTTTGCTCGGCCCGTCATCATGACGGGTTTGGCATCGGCAACCGTGATTGGAGTTGGTACCTGCACCCTAGCAGCGCTAGTAGGTGCCGGTGGATTTGGTGATCGCATAGTAGCTGGGCTGGCCGTAAACGACCACGCGTTGATGCTTGCTGGAGCCATCCCAGCCGCTATGCTAGCTCTGCTAGCTCAAATAATTCTGACGCCAAAACACAAATCAAAAAATATCTAG
- a CDS encoding DUF2252 domain-containing protein: MSSKLYASFLKKNPSPQERLSLGKSIRKEVDRSSLGQFTEVSKRQGPIEILLAQAKTRIPEYVPIRHARMAADPFAFFRGGAATMAHDLAKLPSPSIQVQLCGDMHVSNFGFFSTTEHQLVFGINDFDETLPGNFDWDLKRLTASAMIASKLLGQDQAYGEDIVRNISRTYRNYLHQYASMPYIDLKRSYIDEKSLTSVAAKNANAASQKYLKGLLDKARKNSGHGMLGKLTELSSEGIRLINNPPLIEHPEFSPHGIRITVLNDEGLNSYIQSLASDRRHLLERYKWIDWARKVVGVGSVGTACWVMYFEGLDANDPLFLQTKQAQKSVLASFFPDTQFKSEGERVVDGQCLIQGAPDLFLGFGKTAESDFYVRQLRDMKGGISVGGDGINTKVFPDFAKLFGWALANAHARSGDPAVLAGYCGKSEAVDDALVKFSIAYSKQNETDYATFLKAIKSGKVSCATDNF; encoded by the coding sequence ATGTCCAGCAAACTCTATGCATCATTTCTTAAAAAGAATCCAAGCCCTCAAGAGCGGCTTAGTTTAGGAAAATCGATTCGCAAAGAGGTTGATCGTTCCTCACTTGGTCAATTTACTGAAGTGAGCAAGCGCCAAGGACCAATTGAGATTCTGCTTGCTCAAGCTAAAACCCGAATTCCTGAATACGTTCCAATTCGCCATGCTCGAATGGCCGCTGATCCCTTTGCGTTTTTTAGAGGTGGGGCAGCAACTATGGCGCATGACTTAGCCAAACTCCCGAGCCCCTCCATTCAAGTTCAATTATGCGGAGATATGCACGTTAGTAACTTTGGGTTCTTTTCGACAACTGAACACCAATTAGTTTTTGGAATTAATGATTTTGATGAAACGCTTCCCGGAAATTTTGACTGGGATTTAAAGCGGCTGACAGCGAGTGCGATGATTGCCTCGAAGTTACTTGGCCAAGATCAAGCTTATGGAGAGGATATTGTGAGAAATATCTCCAGAACATATAGAAATTATCTTCATCAATATGCCTCTATGCCCTACATTGATCTCAAACGTTCGTATATAGATGAAAAATCATTGACAAGTGTCGCCGCAAAAAATGCAAATGCTGCAAGCCAAAAGTATTTAAAGGGCTTATTAGATAAAGCTCGGAAAAATAGTGGCCATGGCATGCTTGGAAAACTGACAGAGCTAAGTAGCGAGGGAATTCGGCTCATCAATAATCCTCCGCTCATAGAGCATCCCGAATTTTCGCCTCATGGAATAAGAATTACCGTGCTCAACGACGAAGGTTTAAATTCCTATATTCAATCTTTAGCGTCAGATAGAAGACATTTGTTGGAGCGCTACAAATGGATTGATTGGGCAAGAAAGGTTGTTGGGGTTGGCAGCGTAGGCACTGCTTGCTGGGTAATGTACTTCGAGGGGCTCGACGCAAATGACCCACTTTTCCTCCAAACGAAACAGGCGCAAAAGTCGGTTCTGGCTTCCTTTTTTCCAGATACGCAATTTAAGTCGGAAGGAGAACGCGTTGTTGATGGGCAATGCTTAATACAAGGCGCTCCAGACCTCTTTCTTGGCTTTGGAAAAACAGCAGAATCCGATTTTTATGTAAGGCAACTGCGCGACATGAAGGGTGGAATTTCAGTTGGAGGAGACGGCATCAACACCAAAGTATTTCCTGATTTTGCAAAACTCTTTGGATGGGCACTAGCTAACGCCCATGCTCGATCAGGAGATCCTGCGGTTCTTGCCGGCTACTGCGGAAAAAGCGAAGCCGTAGATGATGCTCTCGTCAAATTCTCGATTGCTTACAGCAAACAAAATGAGACTGACTATGCCACATTTTTAAAGGCAATTAAATCGGGCAAAGTCTCTTGTGCTACAGATAATTTCTAA
- a CDS encoding SUMF1/EgtB/PvdO family nonheme iron enzyme — protein MSEFLSNDYLLYPPYPPASTLAQWLEESNGITRQIFSSISIADQVVPQINILNPPLWELGHLTWFHEFWVHRDGQESKPSFMKNADYLFNSSEMAHQDRWSTPMPSLDSVLEYNHSVIESIQELLRATIDNKVAYFIQLAILHQDMHNEAFAYMWQTMGRPIPFAPFSPFTKESELETNSQTWIHFPKSTIQAGSEQGSGFIFDNEKWAHSIDLPAFDIASTPVTNGDYLEFLESPGNLAQSSPVAPPFHWKKEGDVWLERIFNQWLPLNHAAAVRHISYLDAQRFCERNQVRLPNEHELSLLMSQKQGAWQSSNLWEWTSSTFVPFPGFSADPYVDYSQPWFDGNYQVLKGGSSFTPDRLRRVAFRNFYQGQRSDHFCGFRTCLL, from the coding sequence ATGTCTGAATTCTTGAGCAACGATTACCTTCTTTATCCTCCGTACCCACCTGCGTCAACCTTGGCTCAGTGGCTAGAGGAAAGCAATGGCATTACCCGTCAAATTTTCAGCAGTATTTCGATAGCAGATCAGGTAGTTCCTCAGATCAATATCCTCAATCCCCCGCTTTGGGAATTGGGTCACCTAACTTGGTTTCATGAATTCTGGGTTCATCGCGATGGCCAAGAGAGTAAGCCATCATTCATGAAGAACGCAGATTACTTATTTAATTCTTCAGAGATGGCACATCAAGATCGTTGGTCCACGCCAATGCCATCCTTAGATAGCGTGCTGGAATACAACCACAGCGTCATTGAAAGCATCCAAGAGTTACTGCGCGCTACAATTGACAATAAAGTTGCTTACTTTATCCAGCTAGCGATCTTGCATCAGGATATGCACAATGAGGCTTTTGCCTATATGTGGCAGACCATGGGACGCCCTATCCCTTTTGCTCCTTTTAGTCCCTTCACCAAAGAGAGCGAGCTGGAGACCAATTCGCAAACTTGGATTCATTTTCCAAAATCCACGATACAAGCTGGTTCCGAGCAGGGCTCCGGCTTTATTTTTGATAATGAAAAGTGGGCTCATTCTATTGACCTACCCGCATTTGATATTGCCAGTACACCCGTCACCAATGGCGACTATCTAGAGTTTCTAGAATCGCCAGGTAATCTTGCCCAGTCCAGTCCTGTGGCGCCACCATTCCATTGGAAAAAAGAAGGGGATGTTTGGTTAGAGCGAATTTTTAATCAATGGCTACCCCTCAATCACGCAGCAGCTGTTCGTCACATCAGCTATTTAGATGCTCAGCGTTTTTGTGAGCGCAATCAAGTACGCCTGCCTAACGAACATGAGCTTAGCCTACTCATGTCTCAAAAACAGGGAGCTTGGCAATCATCTAACTTATGGGAATGGACTAGCAGCACTTTTGTACCCTTCCCAGGATTTAGTGCCGACCCCTATGTCGACTATTCACAGCCCTGGTTTGATGGCAACTATCAGGTGCTGAAGGGTGGCAGCTCGTTTACCCCTGATCGCTTGAGGAGAGTGGCATTTCGTAACTTTTATCAAGGTCAGAGAAGCGATCATTTTTGCGGCTTTCGTACGTGTTTACTCTAA
- the egtD gene encoding L-histidine N(alpha)-methyltransferase, translating into MKNSLTEELLVSLSADKPSISPKFFYDDVGSHLFDVITLLDEYYPTRTEKWIMNAYRREIADAVTHCDILVDLGAGNCAKGSQLFTSIKPKQYRALDISKEYLEAAVADLQKQFPQIEMSAHAIDLSLPLTFPELQALRKVFFYPGSSIGNFDPEKADQFFINLTQECYGNGGLLIGVDLVKDTQTLNLAYNDPLGVTAAFNLNALLNVNRLIGSNFKLQDWEHYAFYNTSQSRIEMHLRARSDVQVTLPGNGSQDHVISFSAGDLIHTENSYKYTQEHFVEKLGRAGFTKIQCWTDPNKHFLVCFANA; encoded by the coding sequence ATGAAAAATAGTTTGACTGAAGAGTTGCTGGTCAGCCTTAGCGCTGATAAGCCATCGATATCGCCAAAGTTTTTTTACGATGATGTCGGCTCACATCTTTTTGATGTGATTACACTGCTCGATGAATACTATCCAACTCGCACAGAGAAATGGATCATGAATGCCTATCGGCGTGAGATTGCTGATGCTGTAACTCATTGCGACATTTTAGTAGATCTAGGTGCCGGTAATTGTGCCAAAGGAAGTCAACTTTTCACTAGTATTAAGCCAAAACAATATAGAGCGCTCGATATTTCAAAAGAATATTTAGAGGCTGCCGTTGCTGATCTACAAAAGCAGTTCCCTCAAATTGAGATGTCAGCTCATGCCATCGATCTGAGCTTGCCGCTAACGTTTCCTGAACTTCAAGCACTTCGGAAAGTATTTTTCTACCCAGGTTCCTCAATCGGCAACTTTGATCCAGAAAAAGCAGATCAGTTTTTTATAAATCTTACTCAGGAGTGCTACGGGAATGGCGGACTTTTAATTGGAGTTGATCTTGTTAAAGATACACAAACCCTAAACCTAGCCTACAACGACCCTTTGGGAGTCACTGCCGCATTTAATTTGAATGCCTTGCTAAACGTCAATCGACTGATTGGCAGCAACTTTAAACTTCAGGATTGGGAGCACTATGCTTTTTACAACACCTCTCAGTCCCGTATTGAGATGCATCTGCGAGCACGATCTGATGTGCAGGTGACTCTGCCGGGCAATGGAAGTCAAGATCATGTTATTTCCTTTAGTGCAGGCGATTTAATCCATACTGAAAATAGCTACAAATACACCCAGGAACATTTTGTAGAAAAGCTTGGTCGCGCTGGATTCACCAAGATCCAATGCTGGACTGATCCAAATAAGCACTTCCTAGTTTGTTTTGCAAACGCCTAA
- a CDS encoding PAS domain-containing protein — protein MSVDLDFKALVSQLGEAVIISDRDENILFWNASAERIFGFTPDEALGKTLSIITPERFRERHSKGYFHTIQTGQTKYGHTLLRVPAVHKDGRSISIAFSVSMLFDEQKQAIAIAAIIRDETERFQEERQLKAKLAAYESSD, from the coding sequence ATGTCAGTCGACTTAGATTTCAAAGCGCTAGTGTCACAACTGGGTGAGGCGGTCATTATTTCTGACCGGGATGAAAATATCTTATTCTGGAATGCATCTGCCGAGCGGATCTTTGGATTTACTCCAGATGAAGCCCTGGGAAAAACACTCAGCATCATTACGCCTGAGCGCTTTAGAGAGCGTCACTCGAAAGGCTACTTTCATACCATTCAGACTGGGCAAACTAAGTATGGACATACTTTATTGAGGGTCCCTGCAGTCCATAAAGATGGACGCTCTATTTCAATTGCATTCTCAGTAAGTATGTTATTCGATGAGCAAAAGCAAGCTATTGCAATAGCGGCAATCATTCGAGATGAAACGGAGCGGTTTCAAGAGGAGCGCCAATTAAAGGCAAAGCTAGCAGCTTATGAGAGCAGTGATTGA
- the senB gene encoding selenoneine biosynthesis selenosugar synthase SenB, which produces MVTPAPRGSLHGNRITALRWQNFLEKLGYAVVVSESWSGDDAAMLIALHAYRSYSSIMAFHEQFPDRPIILVLTGTDLYRDMAVHDEVVCSMETADQLIVLQSSALDSIPAHLRHKARVIYQSVQVDAPNTVTSTDFPVIVIGHLREEKDPFCIARCLPLMPLNSKIMVLHLGMAMNQQMERTAGEYSETLERYQWIGELSHVDTLKALSRSRLMVISSRMEGGAHVVSEAIALGVPVIASDIPGNRGLLGDDYLGYYPVGDEAELASLLSRAETMPDFYSALKKQIDTLKDLVSPDREMQSIQELTTQLLKD; this is translated from the coding sequence ATCGTAACGCCGGCACCGCGAGGTAGTTTGCACGGAAATCGGATCACTGCATTACGCTGGCAGAATTTCTTAGAGAAACTCGGCTATGCGGTTGTAGTTAGTGAATCCTGGTCAGGTGACGATGCCGCTATGCTGATAGCGCTGCATGCCTATCGAAGCTATTCATCCATCATGGCGTTTCATGAGCAGTTCCCTGATCGGCCAATTATCTTGGTTTTGACAGGTACTGATTTGTATCGAGATATGGCAGTCCATGATGAGGTAGTTTGCTCAATGGAGACAGCAGATCAATTGATTGTCCTTCAGTCCTCAGCCTTAGATTCAATTCCAGCGCATCTGCGACATAAAGCCCGAGTAATTTATCAATCGGTTCAGGTTGATGCCCCAAATACAGTGACGAGTACGGATTTCCCGGTAATAGTGATTGGACATTTGAGGGAGGAGAAGGATCCTTTTTGTATCGCTCGCTGTCTCCCCTTAATGCCATTGAATTCAAAGATCATGGTCTTGCATTTAGGTATGGCCATGAATCAGCAAATGGAACGTACTGCCGGGGAATATAGCGAAACTTTAGAGCGTTACCAATGGATTGGTGAGCTCAGTCATGTAGATACATTAAAGGCGCTCTCTCGGAGTCGCCTGATGGTGATTTCTAGTCGGATGGAGGGCGGCGCCCATGTGGTTTCAGAGGCAATAGCACTAGGGGTACCAGTGATTGCTTCGGATATTCCGGGGAATCGAGGTCTGCTTGGAGATGACTATCTGGGCTACTATCCGGTGGGCGATGAGGCTGAACTTGCAAGCTTGCTATCTCGTGCTGAAACCATGCCTGATTTTTACTCTGCACTAAAAAAACAGATTGATACTCTAAAAGATTTGGTAAGCCCTGATCGGGAGATGCAATCGATTCAAGAGCTGACGACTCAGCTACTTAAGGATTAA
- the selD gene encoding selenide, water dikinase SelD produces MTTPYNGRLTSLSHGGGCGCKIAPGVLSDILKASPMRNLPAALLAGSDNNEDAAVYQINENQAIVATTDFFMPIVDDPFEFGRIAATNAISDIYAMGAQPLFALALLGMPIQVLPLEVIQQVTAGGESVCNDAGIMIAGGHSIDTVEPIYGLVAIGIVDPKKLKRNSGAQAGDSIILSKPLGVGILSAALKKEVLSDAGYKEMIALTTKLNKPGVALSQLNGVHALTDVTGFGLAGHLLEMARGSNLMAQIDWDAIPVVQEAIEHVKADIFTGASTRNWAGYGKEIQLASNLELWQQNVLTDPQTSGGLLIACAPEQEAEVLSILNAGGFASAQKIGQFVAGKGLSVT; encoded by the coding sequence ATGACTACACCTTATAACGGCCGCCTTACTTCTTTATCTCATGGTGGAGGTTGTGGCTGCAAGATTGCACCCGGCGTCTTGAGTGACATCCTCAAGGCATCCCCGATGCGCAATCTGCCTGCTGCTTTGTTAGCGGGTTCTGATAACAACGAAGATGCTGCTGTTTATCAGATTAATGAAAACCAGGCGATTGTTGCTACGACGGACTTCTTTATGCCAATCGTAGATGATCCATTTGAGTTTGGCCGCATTGCTGCCACCAATGCAATTTCTGACATTTATGCAATGGGTGCTCAACCCCTGTTTGCACTAGCCCTACTGGGCATGCCAATTCAAGTATTACCTTTAGAAGTGATCCAGCAAGTGACTGCTGGCGGCGAATCTGTCTGTAATGATGCGGGCATCATGATTGCTGGTGGGCACTCGATTGATACGGTAGAGCCAATTTATGGGCTCGTCGCGATTGGTATAGTCGACCCTAAAAAATTGAAACGTAACAGCGGTGCTCAAGCAGGCGATAGCATCATCCTCAGTAAGCCCTTGGGCGTAGGTATTCTCTCTGCAGCATTGAAGAAAGAAGTTCTCTCTGATGCAGGCTATAAAGAGATGATTGCCCTCACTACAAAGCTGAACAAGCCTGGTGTTGCACTCTCCCAACTAAATGGCGTACATGCCTTAACTGATGTCACGGGCTTTGGCTTGGCAGGGCATTTACTAGAGATGGCGCGAGGCTCTAATTTAATGGCCCAAATCGACTGGGATGCTATTCCAGTTGTGCAGGAAGCAATTGAGCACGTCAAAGCGGATATCTTTACTGGTGCATCTACGCGCAATTGGGCTGGCTACGGCAAAGAAATTCAGCTCGCGAGCAACCTAGAGCTATGGCAACAAAATGTGCTTACCGATCCACAAACCAGCGGTGGTTTACTCATTGCTTGCGCACCAGAGCAAGAGGCTGAAGTCCTTTCAATTCTCAATGCAGGCGGCTTTGCTAGTGCTCAGAAAATCGGTCAGTTCGTAGCGGGCAAGGGCTTGTCTGTTACCTAA
- a CDS encoding heterodisulfide reductase-related iron-sulfur binding cluster: MTTREGSLEAPTRHPLDWQNPKFYDKADLEAEMERVFDLCHGCRRCVSLCGSFPALFDLVDATEDLEMEQVDKADYQKVVDQCYLCDVCYMTKCPYVPPHPWNIDFPHLMLRAKAVNFKDDKATFRDKLLSSTDKLGHFAGIPIVTQAVNAVNSTGLARLVMDGALGVDKNAWIPEYAPKTFPQLAEKSENLPVVDGAKTPGKVAIYATCYINYNEPGIGQDLIKILKHNAIPYELVDKEACCGMPKLELGDLESVAQNKEKNIPKLAKLAREGYAILTPIPSCTLMFKQELPLMFPDCADTQLVKEAMWDPFEYFMARNSDSLLKKDFSKELGHVSYHMACHSRVQNVGQKTAETLKLVPGTEVNVVERCSGHSGTWGVKKEFHEMAMKIGKPVFRRMAEEESNYISSDCQLAGHHIEQGMEELGLPKSEMAHPLTLLAKAYGL; encoded by the coding sequence ATGACAACTCGCGAAGGTAGTTTAGAGGCCCCAACCAGACATCCTTTGGATTGGCAAAACCCTAAGTTTTACGATAAAGCTGATCTAGAAGCTGAGATGGAACGTGTCTTCGATCTTTGTCACGGTTGCCGTCGCTGTGTCAGTCTTTGCGGGTCATTCCCAGCCCTTTTTGATCTGGTTGATGCTACTGAAGATTTGGAGATGGAGCAGGTTGATAAGGCCGATTACCAAAAGGTAGTTGACCAATGCTACTTGTGCGATGTTTGCTACATGACCAAATGTCCTTATGTTCCTCCACACCCTTGGAATATTGATTTTCCTCACTTAATGCTTCGTGCAAAGGCAGTGAATTTCAAGGATGACAAAGCTACATTCCGCGACAAGCTACTTTCCTCCACAGATAAGCTTGGCCACTTTGCTGGTATTCCAATTGTTACGCAAGCAGTCAATGCTGTGAATAGCACTGGGCTGGCACGTTTGGTGATGGATGGCGCCTTGGGAGTAGATAAGAATGCATGGATCCCTGAATATGCCCCTAAAACATTCCCACAGTTAGCCGAGAAATCTGAAAATCTGCCAGTAGTAGATGGTGCTAAGACGCCTGGAAAAGTTGCTATCTATGCCACCTGCTATATCAATTACAACGAGCCAGGCATAGGGCAGGATCTCATCAAGATTCTGAAACACAATGCTATTCCGTATGAGCTTGTGGATAAAGAAGCTTGTTGTGGCATGCCTAAGCTCGAGTTGGGTGACTTAGAGTCTGTTGCACAGAACAAGGAAAAAAATATTCCGAAGTTGGCTAAGTTAGCACGTGAAGGTTATGCTATCTTGACTCCAATCCCATCATGCACTTTGATGTTTAAGCAAGAATTGCCACTCATGTTCCCAGATTGTGCTGATACGCAATTGGTAAAAGAGGCGATGTGGGATCCCTTTGAATACTTTATGGCACGAAACTCAGATAGCCTCTTGAAGAAGGATTTTAGTAAAGAGCTCGGACATGTCAGTTACCACATGGCCTGCCATTCACGGGTTCAAAACGTAGGTCAAAAAACTGCAGAAACTCTGAAGCTAGTACCTGGTACTGAGGTGAATGTTGTAGAGCGTTGTTCAGGACATTCCGGTACTTGGGGTGTTAAGAAAGAGTTTCATGAAATGGCAATGAAAATTGGTAAGCCTGTATTTAGAAGAATGGCTGAGGAAGAATCAAACTATATTAGCTCTGACTGTCAGCTAGCGGGTCATCATATTGAGCAAGGTATGGAAGAGTTAGGTTTACCTAAGTCCGAGATGGCTCACCCATTGACCTTGCTTGCAAAAGCATATGGTCTTTAA
- a CDS encoding LysR substrate-binding domain-containing protein — MTLTELRYIVAVARERHFGRAADACFVSQPTLSVAIRKLEEELNTQIFERTNTEVAMTSLGSLIVDQAQRVLEEANSLKHLAKHGQDPLSGPLRLGAIYTIAPYLLPSLVRVARERLPLAPLFLEENFTVRLLEVLRQGALDCIVIADPFASTGLNQIDLYDEPFLVAVPKGHPWENRTSIPHRELKEQNTLLLGTGHCFRDHVLGVCPELNRLGSGTTIGEQRSFEGSSLETIRQMVASGIGISVLPRTSASDNASADQLIRYIPFEDPIPTRRVCLVWRKNFPRAAAMNELAEVIRQCALPGVQYL, encoded by the coding sequence ATGACTCTTACTGAACTTCGCTATATCGTCGCAGTTGCACGTGAACGCCACTTTGGAAGAGCGGCAGATGCCTGCTTTGTATCTCAGCCCACCCTATCAGTAGCCATCAGAAAACTAGAGGAAGAGCTGAATACGCAAATCTTTGAGCGTACCAATACTGAAGTTGCAATGACTAGCCTAGGCTCACTGATTGTGGATCAGGCTCAAAGAGTGCTTGAAGAGGCTAATTCCCTAAAGCACTTGGCAAAGCATGGCCAAGATCCTTTATCTGGACCACTCAGGCTTGGTGCGATCTACACCATTGCGCCTTACCTACTACCCAGCTTAGTGCGGGTTGCAAGAGAGCGCTTGCCTCTTGCCCCTTTATTTTTAGAAGAAAACTTCACCGTTCGCCTTCTTGAAGTCTTACGTCAAGGAGCCTTAGATTGCATTGTGATTGCAGATCCTTTTGCCAGCACTGGGCTCAATCAAATTGATTTGTATGACGAACCTTTTTTAGTAGCAGTACCTAAAGGTCACCCTTGGGAAAATAGAACATCCATTCCGCATCGAGAGCTGAAAGAGCAAAATACTTTGCTACTAGGTACTGGGCACTGTTTTCGAGACCATGTGCTGGGCGTCTGTCCAGAATTGAATCGACTGGGCTCTGGAACAACGATTGGCGAACAGCGAAGCTTTGAGGGCTCATCCCTGGAAACGATTCGACAGATGGTAGCCAGTGGCATCGGCATTTCAGTACTGCCTAGAACGTCCGCCTCTGATAATGCATCTGCTGATCAGCTCATTCGCTATATTCCATTCGAGGATCCTATTCCCACCAGACGAGTTTGTCTCGTCTGGCGGAAAAACTTCCCACGCGCTGCTGCGATGAATGAACTAGCCGAAGTAATTCGTCAATGCGCCTTACCTGGCGTTCAATATCTTTAA
- a CDS encoding DUF3501 family protein, producing the protein MGIITRDSLLSLETYHKERPVFREKAIKERRLRTVHLGDHVTLIFENEFLMRYQIQEMLRVEKTFEDAGIEDELNAYNPLVPSGSDFKATMMIEYPNEADRKVALAKLVGIEHKIFIEIEGQARVYAIADEDLERSTAEKTSAVHFMRFDLTADMKMALKAGAQMMVGCDHKGYPMHVQTLPSETLASLVSDLN; encoded by the coding sequence ATGGGAATCATTACACGCGATAGTCTTTTAAGTCTTGAGACTTACCACAAAGAGCGTCCCGTCTTTCGTGAAAAGGCAATTAAAGAACGCCGCCTTCGAACCGTGCATCTTGGAGATCACGTAACACTAATTTTTGAGAATGAGTTTTTAATGCGCTATCAAATTCAAGAGATGCTGCGTGTAGAAAAAACATTTGAAGATGCTGGCATCGAAGATGAGTTAAATGCCTACAACCCCTTAGTGCCTAGTGGTTCAGATTTCAAAGCCACTATGATGATTGAGTATCCCAATGAAGCGGATCGTAAAGTTGCGCTTGCGAAGTTAGTGGGTATAGAGCACAAGATTTTTATTGAGATCGAAGGTCAAGCACGTGTCTATGCAATTGCTGACGAAGACTTAGAGCGCTCTACTGCCGAAAAAACTTCTGCGGTGCATTTCATGCGCTTTGATCTCACGGCTGATATGAAGATGGCACTAAAGGCTGGCGCTCAGATGATGGTTGGCTGTGATCACAAGGGTTATCCGATGCATGTACAAACCCTTCCTTCAGAAACATTAGCTTCGCTCGTTTCTGATTTGAACTAA